The Kaustia mangrovi genome has a segment encoding these proteins:
- a CDS encoding amidase: MTASPTLPTLDRHAKDLAEGRTTSRALVEAALARIDETSGEGARAFVRVDREEALLAADYMDALRARGAAPSAYAGIPISAKDLFDLAGQVTTAGSTVLAGEPSAERDAPAIARLKQAGLVVLGRTNMTEFAYSGVGLNSHYGTPASIWDRETRRIPGGSSAGAGVAVAEAMGVVGIGTDTGGSCRIPAAFNGIVGYKPSSGRVPCEGAYPLATSLDSVGPLAPSVACAAAIDALMAGDWDGTVGELDPARIRIGVPQTLVLDGLDEAVARDFERALGKLSQAGMRVEDITLAEFAELPKINAGGGLAAAEAYAWHRDMLEDREADYDPRIARRILAGKALSAADLIEILAAREVMIDIADAAMDGFDVLALPAVAIVAPPVSALDRDEDYMRINATCLRNTAVANFLDGCAITMPMQAPGEAPTGLMLMAGHGADRHLFAVAKACEALI; the protein is encoded by the coding sequence ATGACCGCTTCGCCGACCCTGCCGACACTGGACCGCCATGCCAAGGATCTTGCCGAAGGGCGCACCACGTCGCGCGCTCTGGTTGAGGCCGCCCTTGCCCGCATCGACGAGACAAGCGGGGAGGGGGCGCGCGCCTTCGTGCGTGTCGACCGGGAAGAGGCGCTTCTCGCCGCCGACTACATGGATGCGCTGCGGGCCCGCGGCGCCGCACCATCGGCCTATGCCGGCATCCCGATCTCGGCGAAGGACCTGTTCGACCTTGCGGGCCAGGTGACGACGGCCGGCTCCACGGTGCTCGCGGGCGAGCCGTCGGCCGAGCGCGACGCGCCGGCGATCGCGCGGCTGAAGCAGGCGGGCCTCGTGGTGCTCGGGCGCACCAACATGACGGAATTCGCCTATTCGGGCGTCGGCCTCAACTCGCATTACGGCACGCCGGCCAGCATCTGGGACCGGGAAACGCGGCGCATTCCGGGCGGCTCCTCGGCGGGTGCGGGCGTCGCGGTGGCGGAGGCCATGGGTGTCGTCGGCATCGGCACGGATACGGGTGGATCCTGCCGCATTCCGGCGGCTTTCAACGGTATTGTCGGCTACAAGCCGTCCTCGGGCCGGGTGCCTTGCGAGGGGGCCTATCCGCTGGCGACGTCGCTCGATTCCGTGGGCCCGCTCGCCCCGAGCGTGGCTTGCGCGGCGGCCATCGATGCGCTGATGGCGGGCGACTGGGATGGCACGGTCGGCGAGCTCGATCCCGCGCGGATCCGCATCGGCGTGCCGCAGACGCTTGTCCTCGACGGGCTCGACGAGGCCGTGGCGCGCGACTTCGAGCGTGCGCTGGGCAAGCTCTCCCAGGCCGGCATGCGCGTCGAGGATATCACCCTCGCCGAGTTTGCCGAGCTGCCGAAGATCAATGCCGGCGGCGGGCTTGCCGCTGCCGAGGCCTATGCCTGGCACAGGGACATGCTGGAGGACCGCGAGGCCGATTACGATCCGCGGATCGCCCGGCGGATCCTCGCCGGCAAGGCGCTGTCGGCAGCCGACCTGATCGAGATCCTCGCGGCGCGCGAGGTGATGATCGACATCGCGGATGCCGCGATGGACGGTTTCGACGTCCTGGCCCTTCCCGCCGTCGCCATCGTCGCGCCTCCGGTCTCCGCGCTCGACCGGGACGAGGACTATATGCGCATCAACGCGACATGCCTGCGCAACACCGCCGTCGCGAACTTCCTCGACGGCTGCGCGATCACCATGCCGATGCAGGCGCCGGGCGAGGCGCCGACGGGGCTCATGCTTATGGCCGGGCACGGTGCGGACCGGCATCTGTTCGCCGTGGCAAAGGCGTGCGAGGCGCTGATTTAA
- the cckA gene encoding cell cycle histidine kinase CckA: MTDTRVKQERGQTVPLNDRSHGRQWLAILLALLLAVASAGAAYRFHGAAPLWALIALGIVSFLGLMAIFGTMAGLVHFGRASRRQQFFEALFDAVPEACVVTDRRGRVLYCNRRYRALVERAGLARLVGVESLYAGYPEISDRIYRLAQAARDGEGASEEFRLSAGSAAAGAYPDKSAWVRISVDCAVRDGGGGPVTLWRVADATDERARQEEAFEHLQFIINYLDHAPAGFFSADADGNIEYINATLAEWLGVDLAETTGGALNLKDIVADTGEQILAGAVPGPGGIAIESFDLDLKTRDGRIVPARIVHRLDFDEEGRQKPSRSLVLDMRPEAEGGMASEPTEIRLSRLVNSAPIGIAEVDEDGCIANANAAFTKVMGKKAARGAGLADLVGEEERGAIAQAVDAARDGRVPAPVDANLAGEEGRTAQLFFSRAEDAAGGAARVVVYAVDTTAHRSLEMQFAQSQKMQAIGQLAGGIAHDFNNVLTAIIGFSDLLLAKHRPTDPSFKDMMNIKQNANRAANLVRQLLAFSRQQTLRPEVLSLTDVLSDLGNLLGRLLGEKIELQITHGRDLWPVKADVNQFEQVIINLAVNARDAMPEGGTLTVRTANASVDKTKTPKPDVMPPGDYVLCEVSDTGTGMPREVLEKIYEPFFSTKDIGKGTGLGLSTVYGIVKQTGGFIFCDSEVGRGTTFRIYLPRHIQSEEKAPEDRADKRDARRADLTGKGTVLLVEDEEAVRAFAVRALAQRGYTVLEAERGDAAIELAAEHEDAIDLLISDVSMPEMDGPTLLKELRKRGMTAKVIFISGYAEDSFRKNLEDTEDFAFLPKPFTLKQLAAAVKDAMEG, translated from the coding sequence ATGACCGACACCCGGGTGAAGCAGGAGCGCGGGCAGACGGTGCCCTTGAACGACCGTTCGCATGGCCGGCAGTGGCTGGCCATTCTGCTCGCGCTGCTCCTCGCGGTGGCAAGTGCCGGGGCGGCCTACCGGTTTCACGGCGCGGCCCCCCTGTGGGCGCTGATTGCACTGGGCATTGTGTCATTTTTGGGTCTGATGGCCATTTTCGGCACGATGGCCGGTCTCGTCCATTTCGGCCGGGCCTCCCGACGGCAGCAATTCTTCGAGGCGCTGTTCGACGCCGTGCCGGAGGCCTGCGTGGTTACCGACCGGCGCGGGCGAGTGCTCTATTGCAACCGGCGCTACCGCGCGCTGGTGGAGCGTGCGGGCCTTGCGCGTCTCGTCGGCGTGGAAAGCCTCTATGCGGGATATCCGGAGATTTCCGACCGGATCTACCGGCTGGCCCAGGCCGCGCGAGACGGCGAGGGCGCGAGCGAGGAGTTCCGCCTGTCCGCCGGCAGCGCGGCGGCCGGCGCCTATCCCGACAAGTCGGCCTGGGTGCGGATCTCGGTGGATTGCGCGGTCCGCGACGGCGGGGGAGGGCCGGTCACGCTGTGGCGCGTCGCCGATGCGACCGACGAGCGCGCGCGCCAGGAGGAGGCCTTCGAGCACCTCCAGTTCATCATCAACTATCTCGACCATGCCCCGGCCGGCTTCTTCTCCGCCGATGCGGACGGCAATATCGAGTATATCAACGCAACGCTCGCGGAGTGGCTGGGTGTCGACCTCGCCGAGACGACCGGCGGCGCGCTCAATCTGAAGGACATCGTCGCGGATACCGGTGAGCAGATCCTCGCCGGCGCGGTTCCGGGGCCCGGCGGGATCGCCATAGAGAGCTTCGATCTCGACCTGAAGACGCGGGACGGGCGCATCGTGCCGGCGCGTATCGTCCACCGGCTCGATTTCGACGAGGAGGGCCGGCAGAAGCCGTCGCGCTCGCTCGTCCTCGACATGCGGCCGGAGGCGGAGGGTGGCATGGCCTCCGAGCCCACCGAGATCCGGCTGTCGCGGCTCGTCAACTCCGCCCCCATCGGCATTGCCGAGGTCGACGAGGACGGCTGTATCGCCAATGCCAATGCCGCTTTCACGAAGGTAATGGGCAAGAAGGCGGCCCGCGGCGCCGGGCTCGCCGATCTGGTGGGCGAGGAGGAACGCGGCGCCATCGCGCAGGCCGTCGACGCCGCGCGCGATGGCCGCGTGCCCGCGCCGGTGGACGCCAATCTCGCCGGCGAGGAGGGGCGGACCGCGCAGCTTTTCTTCAGCCGCGCGGAGGACGCCGCGGGCGGTGCCGCGCGGGTCGTGGTCTATGCGGTCGACACCACCGCGCACCGGTCGCTGGAGATGCAGTTCGCCCAGAGCCAGAAGATGCAGGCCATCGGCCAGCTCGCCGGCGGCATCGCGCACGACTTCAACAATGTCCTCACCGCGATCATCGGCTTCTCCGACCTCCTGCTCGCCAAGCACCGGCCGACCGACCCGTCCTTCAAGGACATGATGAACATCAAGCAGAACGCCAACCGGGCGGCCAATCTGGTGCGCCAGCTCCTGGCCTTCTCGCGCCAGCAGACCCTGCGCCCGGAAGTGCTGTCGCTGACCGACGTTCTGTCTGACCTCGGAAACCTGCTCGGCCGGCTGCTCGGCGAGAAGATCGAGCTGCAGATCACCCATGGCCGCGATCTCTGGCCGGTCAAGGCGGATGTGAACCAGTTCGAGCAGGTGATCATCAACCTCGCCGTCAATGCCCGCGACGCCATGCCCGAGGGCGGCACGCTGACGGTGCGCACCGCCAATGCGAGCGTCGACAAGACCAAGACGCCGAAGCCCGACGTCATGCCGCCGGGCGACTATGTGCTCTGCGAGGTGTCCGACACCGGCACCGGCATGCCGCGGGAGGTGCTGGAGAAGATCTACGAGCCCTTCTTCTCCACCAAGGATATCGGCAAGGGAACGGGGCTCGGCCTCTCCACGGTCTACGGCATCGTCAAGCAGACCGGGGGCTTCATCTTCTGCGACAGCGAGGTCGGCAGGGGCACGACTTTCCGCATCTATCTGCCCCGCCATATCCAGAGCGAGGAGAAGGCGCCGGAGGACCGGGCCGACAAGCGCGACGCCAGGCGCGCCGACCTGACCGGCAAGGGGACGGTGCTGCTCGTGGAGGACGAGGAGGCCGTGCGCGCCTTCGCCGTGCGCGCGCTCGCCCAGCGCGGCTACACGGTTCTGGAGGCCGAACGCGGCGACGCTGCCATCGAGCTCGCCGCCGAGCACGAGGACGCCATCGATCTTCTCATCTCCGATGTCTCCATGCCGGAGATGGACGGTCCCACGCTCCTGAAGGAGCTGCGCAAGCGCGGCATGACGGCCAAGGTCATCTTCATCTCCGGCTATGCGGAGGACTCCTTCCGCAAGAATCTCGAGGATACGGAGGATTTCGCCTTCCTGCCCAAGCCGTTCACGCTCAAGCAGCTCGCCGCGGCGGTGAAGGACGCGATGGAGGGCTAG
- a CDS encoding phosphatidate cytidylyltransferase → MTLAIPHNVVLALAGVYGLLVAATLIVAWMERGRGRDAKGPSELSLRIRSWWWMVAAFTLAVAFNETAAIVFLGFISYLALKEYFSLIPTRRIDRSVILCAYLAVPAQFYWIADGWYGMFIVFIPIWVFLFFPMLMALRGETAGHLAAVGTLSWGLMMTVFALSHLGILLTTGGPVNPVAGGAGLLFFVVFLTQFNDVAQFTWGKLLSRATGGHRITPTVSPNKTWEGFLGGLATAAALGAALSPWLTPMTPAWGALAGAIIAIAGFVGDVTMSAMKRDLGVKDTGQLIPGHGGILDRVDSLTYTAPVFFHFFRYVFYP, encoded by the coding sequence ATGACGCTCGCCATTCCCCACAATGTCGTCCTGGCGCTCGCCGGCGTCTACGGCCTCCTCGTCGCCGCCACCCTCATCGTCGCCTGGATGGAGCGCGGACGCGGGCGCGACGCCAAGGGCCCCTCCGAGCTCTCCTTACGGATTCGCTCATGGTGGTGGATGGTCGCCGCCTTCACGCTCGCCGTCGCCTTCAACGAGACAGCGGCCATCGTGTTCCTGGGCTTCATCAGCTATCTGGCACTGAAGGAATATTTCTCCCTCATCCCGACGCGGCGCATCGACCGCTCGGTGATCCTGTGCGCCTATCTCGCGGTGCCCGCCCAGTTCTACTGGATCGCGGATGGCTGGTACGGCATGTTCATCGTCTTCATTCCCATCTGGGTCTTCCTGTTTTTCCCCATGCTCATGGCGCTCAGGGGCGAGACGGCCGGCCATCTCGCCGCTGTCGGGACGCTGAGCTGGGGCCTGATGATGACGGTGTTTGCCTTGAGCCATCTGGGCATCCTGCTGACCACAGGCGGCCCGGTGAACCCGGTCGCAGGCGGCGCTGGCCTGCTGTTCTTCGTCGTCTTCCTCACCCAGTTCAACGACGTCGCGCAATTCACATGGGGCAAGCTGCTCTCGCGCGCCACCGGCGGGCACCGCATCACGCCGACGGTCAGCCCGAACAAGACCTGGGAGGGGTTCCTCGGCGGGCTGGCGACCGCGGCCGCGCTCGGCGCCGCGCTCAGCCCGTGGCTCACGCCGATGACACCCGCCTGGGGCGCCCTTGCCGGCGCGATCATCGCAATCGCCGGCTTTGTCGGCGACGTGACCATGTCGGCCATGAAGCGCGATCTCGGCGTGAAGGACACCGGTCAGCTTATTCCCGGCCATGGCGGCATCCTCGACAGGGTCGACAGCCTCACCTACACGGCGCCGGTGTTCTTTCACTTCTTCCGCTATGTCTTCTATCCGTAA
- the recA gene encoding recombinase RecA translates to MSKANLRVVETDNMDKQKALQAALGQIERAFGKGSIMRLGQGEKAVETEVVSTGSLGLDIALGIGGLPRGRVVEIYGPESSGKTTLALHTVAEAQKKSGICAFVDAEHALDPVYARKLGVNLDELLISQPDTGEQALEIADTLVRSGAVEVLVIDSVAALTPRAELEGEMGDSQPGLQARLMSQALRKLTASISKSHCMVIFINQIRMKIGVMYGSPETTTGGNALKFYSSIRLDIRRIGSIKERDEIKGNQTRVKVVKNKLAPPFKQVQFDIMYGEGISKTGELIDLGVTAGIVEKAGSWYSYNNERIGQGRENVKTFLRENPEVAQTIENAIRANAGLLGEQLMTHPESDGDGDASSGDDVGATG, encoded by the coding sequence ATGTCCAAAGCGAATCTGCGGGTTGTTGAGACAGACAACATGGATAAGCAAAAAGCACTTCAGGCTGCCCTCGGACAGATCGAGCGCGCATTCGGCAAGGGCTCGATCATGCGGCTCGGCCAGGGCGAGAAGGCGGTGGAGACCGAGGTCGTGTCGACCGGGTCCCTGGGTCTCGACATCGCACTGGGCATTGGCGGGCTGCCGCGCGGACGTGTGGTGGAGATTTACGGGCCGGAATCCTCCGGCAAGACAACGCTTGCACTCCACACCGTGGCGGAAGCGCAGAAGAAGAGCGGCATCTGCGCCTTCGTCGATGCCGAGCACGCGCTCGATCCGGTCTATGCCCGCAAGCTCGGGGTCAATCTCGACGAGCTTCTGATCTCCCAGCCCGATACCGGCGAGCAGGCGCTGGAGATTGCCGACACTCTGGTGCGCTCCGGGGCGGTGGAGGTTCTGGTCATCGACTCGGTGGCCGCGCTCACGCCGCGCGCCGAGCTCGAGGGCGAGATGGGCGACAGCCAGCCCGGCCTGCAGGCCCGCCTGATGAGCCAGGCGCTCCGGAAGCTGACTGCGTCGATCTCCAAGTCCCACTGCATGGTGATCTTCATCAACCAGATCCGCATGAAGATCGGCGTGATGTATGGCAGCCCGGAGACGACGACCGGCGGCAATGCGCTGAAGTTCTATTCCTCCATCCGCCTCGACATCCGCCGCATCGGCTCGATCAAGGAGCGCGACGAGATCAAGGGCAACCAGACCCGCGTCAAGGTGGTCAAGAACAAGCTCGCCCCGCCATTCAAGCAGGTCCAGTTCGACATCATGTATGGCGAGGGTATCTCCAAGACCGGCGAGCTCATCGATCTCGGCGTGACCGCCGGCATCGTGGAGAAGGCGGGGTCCTGGTATTCCTATAACAATGAGCGGATCGGCCAGGGCCGGGAGAACGTCAAGACGTTCCTGAGGGAGAACCCGGAGGTTGCCCAGACGATCGAGAACGCGATCCGGGCCAATGCCGGCCTGCTCGGGGAACAGCTCATGACCCATCCGGAAAGCGACGGTGACGGCGACGCCTCCTCCGGCGACGATGTCGGCGCGACCGGCTGA
- a CDS encoding lysophospholipid acyltransferase family protein — MLTRLARLVFFGLVVRGIVLLVMGLNIRNRERLPRSGPAIIVANHNSHLDTLTLMSLFPLGDLDRIRPVAAMDYFLANPVMKWIATRLIGILPIDRSGRAGGNPLADCEAALARGDILILFPEGSRGEPERLARYKKGIAHLAKAAPEVPVTPVFFHGLGKALPKGSWLFVPFTCDVFVGEAFSWTGSIAGFMEALEARMSALAARGHFPPWT; from the coding sequence ATGCTCACCCGGCTCGCCCGTCTCGTCTTCTTCGGCCTCGTCGTGCGCGGCATCGTGCTGCTCGTGATGGGTCTTAACATTCGCAACCGCGAGCGCCTGCCGCGGTCCGGCCCCGCGATCATCGTCGCCAACCACAACTCCCATCTCGACACGCTGACGCTCATGTCGCTGTTTCCGCTGGGAGACCTCGACCGCATCCGCCCGGTTGCCGCGATGGACTATTTCCTCGCCAATCCGGTCATGAAATGGATCGCCACGCGGCTCATCGGCATCCTGCCCATCGACCGCAGCGGCCGGGCCGGCGGCAATCCGCTCGCCGACTGCGAGGCGGCGCTCGCCCGCGGCGACATCCTGATCCTCTTCCCGGAAGGTTCGCGCGGGGAGCCGGAGCGGCTTGCCCGCTACAAGAAGGGCATCGCCCATCTGGCCAAGGCCGCACCCGAGGTCCCCGTGACCCCGGTCTTCTTCCACGGGCTGGGCAAGGCGCTGCCCAAGGGAAGCTGGCTCTTCGTGCCCTTCACCTGCGACGTCTTCGTCGGCGAGGCGTTCTCGTGGACGGGCTCCATAGCCGGCTTCATGGAGGCGCTCGAGGCACGCATGAGTGCGCTGGCCGCGCGGGGACATTTCCCGCCCTGGACCTGA